From Plasmodium malariae genome assembly, chromosome: 8:
AGATAGCAAAGAGTaagtaaacaaataaatactGTGTACCGTATGATCGATATTTATCCGGTTTTGATCTTTTGCCTATCCATGATTTCATCTGGTCAGTTGacttatgaaaaaaagggatacatttaaatggaaataaaaaaattttaaagagaCCATGataacaatattttattttctctgtataatattctatttttttattggaATAAAGAGGCCATAATGTGGATGGGGATGTGCCATATAGTAATGGATTATTCAAGAGTATATGATGAGGTAGTTGTTTATCTAATgctacaaaaaatataactggTAAAGAGGTAAACGCTATGTTAATAATTTGCTTAGTCCATGGATTCCATGCATCGATTGCACTATATCCTGTCCAGAATATCAAAACCATAGAACATAAACAAAAACTTACATTacgaaaaatgcaaaaatatactaaGAAAGAATTCCTTCTTAATGATTCTCTTCCatgtacaaataataatttttttaaatatttaaattcacTTATGGTAAAGTCAGAGGATCTAGCTGCTTGTAATCCCTCCTTACCAGCTATTCCAACACCAACATTTGCCATCAAAATCATACCTACGTCATTTGCACCATCTCCTATAGCTAGAGATGTTCCCCTAGGATTAAATGCTGAATTTTCCTTAACTAGTAATGACTTCTGTTTTGGTGTCACTCTACATGCAATAAGAGTTGATGCACTTCTAGCCAAtgtgtaaaattttatttttaatattttattattcataattacATCTAATGCTTCCccagtaatagtaatagaaAATTGGGAATAATGTACTTTATTATCCTTTGCTTTCATTTTAtctatatcattattattattattatcattattattattattattatgaccAAATGATTCACTAGATTCTAAAAaggaattatatattttttcttgtttatCCAATCCAGGAAGAGAAGATGAagtatcatttttaatattaaaaatatttgatgatatactacttttatttattgtaccaaaaatatttgttttcataaaattaagaatagTTTCAGATCTTAGATCTAAATTTAAATGCTCCCAGTTAACACTATTCCACCATTTATTCCCATGATTAACATTCAATAAATTAGCTGCGTTTGTATTTTTCTCATGAATATTAATTTGTTCAAGTAATAACGTTGGACTTGTTTCTGTAAATACAGCATTATACGTTTCCTTATTtagtatatttattgaatGTCCAATGTTTATTGCTGTTTCAAGTTTGTCTCCTGTCAATACACAAATTGTCATCCCTGCATCTCTCAAATCTTGTATCACTTGAGGAACATCCTCCTGTAATTTATCATCAATTCCGGTGCAACCGATTATTACTAGATTTTTTTCCGCTTCATCATAAAACGTTTGCAAATAGTCCTCGTCTCCTGCATCTTCTCCTGCTGTTATTCCCCCTTTTCCATTTTCTGATTTCTTCCTTGCTTCCATATGACTTGTATACATACTACTAAACTCATCTTCTGTTAAATGTTTATATCCTAACACTAAGGTCCGAAGGCCAGATGTTGCAAAGGCATTTAACTGATACTCTATATGTCCCACAATATGTTCTTGATTTTTGGCAGCCAGTTTTAGTACACTTGTGTCAGCACCCTTTACTAGCATGTATATTTcatccttttcatttttaacaaTTAGGGACATTCGTTTCCTAACATTGTCGAAGGAAAATACATCAAGGATTTCAAAGGAAAGGATGGGCACTACTTtcttgttaattttttttttttcttcctctcTCACTCGTTCGTCCCTTTGTTCCTCTATTCTTTCTCCTTTTTCCTCTCCCATTTTTTCGTCCCTTTCTTTCTCCACAGCTTCCATCCTAGTCTGTTCACTAAAGCTCACCTTGTTggaagtaaatatatttttaatgggTATGGACATGTAGAAATTGCTGGCCTCATCTTTCACATTATAGTTAATGGAACTTCCCAAAGTAGACTCATTTAATTTCgattgtcttttttttttgtctttacTCATGGATACCTCCGGAAAGTAGGTATCAAAGTTATCTTCATAAAAACGCTTTTTCAACAAAAAATCGTTGAATACCTTTTCTCCTAAAATAAATCTTTGTGCAAATGTAGATGTTAACTCAACTTCGATTGTTGTTAAATTTGGTCTATTAACGAATTCACATCCTAGATATAAGGAAGTACTAATCAATGCTAATTCGTCTGGAGAACTTGTATCATATTGTGGTTGAGTTTGagttatataagtataattaatttgtgtttctttatcatatatttttattttatccatACTATTGTTTTCATCTTCATTAATATCCATTTCATCTATATCCACATTTCTAATCATACCACTATGACATAAACttaatactaataataagaaatgcACTTGATCTTCTGCATCATTCCGAATACTATAAATTTTGTTCACAAATAATATtcgattaaaaaaaacaaattgaTTTTCTCCTCGTTCGAAATCGCTTTCACTGTATATATTCGTCATATGTTCATCCGTCAAACTGTTCAAGTGCAtatgcttctttttttttttatgactATTGAGAGACGTCCTCGACCAGTTCAGGGGATGCACTTTCGATTTTTTGTAATGTTCATTCATTGAGCTTATTCTTAGGTTCACATTTCGCTTCGTCGGGATGTTACTCTGGAACCCCTGGAAATATTCGCTTTTGTCCTTGTCATTTTTTCTTCCCACCTGGTCATTTTCGCTACCCATCTGATCATTTTCGCTACCCATCTGATCATTTTCGCTACCCATCTGATCATTTTCGCTACCCATCTGATCATTTTCGCTACCCATCTGATCATTTTCGCTACCCATCTGATCATCTTTTTCATCGTCATCTGCGTCCCCCTGTGAATCCTCTTCCGCATCGACAGCTGCCTTTTCTTCCTCTTTCCCCTCGGGAGCAACAATGAACGAACCGAACTTGTCAGAACTTTGCATCCTCCTccttttcttcattatattatCTTTAATATCCCTAAAATCGTAAAAACCATAAATGCCCTTATTCCCTAGTCCTATATTTTGCAACTGCATTACATTTTGAGTAAGTGTACCAGTTTTATCCGAGTAGATATGAGTAACGTTTCCCATCTCTTCTAGTAGTTGTCCAGCTTTACTTAAAGCATGCCTACCAGCCTTTTCACTATACATATCATTATCCCAGTTAATTAGATATCCCTGTAGTAGTCTGACAACTTCCCATATTAATAACAGATCGACAGGAATAAAAGAACCAAATAATAGAACCATAGAAC
This genomic window contains:
- the ATPase7 gene encoding P-type ATPase, putative — protein: MNVVEWITSKIKGIRHENKIYLISNFEINKDHELYVKNAHKRLEEEDLNIDIIYGKKHRNEIRTAKYKIYSFIPLIVFFQFLRLGNLYFLSISMLQLIPEITDSKGMPTYLIPLVFIIVVAMIKEFFEDWQRHKSDNEENSKSTMVFENGILKEKKWANIKDGDVVKIFAYEYFPADLIVLNCSNKKGIVNIETKNVDGESNVKQKYCLPDISKYFKHDKSAGYCRIELISERPNDDIFDYKGYMLLPPLQYKADDGVVVHFYDSNSRLRALGKEVTQQHEKQQQQLLNGAKGKKYMCKSGKEASKDVDDTDNGNKTYMNNRFRSEINEQHFVLSNVSNVPNVEVERKGRNEDCTTEYDEKISIFDYTNEQKEQRREKEKHVVHITIDNLVLRGTSLVNTKWIYGLVINTGNRTKLMKNASTKSRQKWSRLEFVYGNHVIVLIICQIFISFIVAIAGVLWMRKKGYNLWYLHLDQHSDSLKTFFITIGSMVLLFGSFIPVDLLLIWEVVRLLQGYLINWDNDMYSEKAGRHALSKAGQLLEEMGNVTHIYSDKTGTLTQNVMQLQNIGLGNKGIYGFYDFRDIKDNIMKKRRRMQSSDKFGSFIVAPEGKEEEKAAVDAEEDSQGDADDDEKDDQMGSENDQMGSENDQMGSENDQMGSENDQMGSENDQMGSENDQVGRKNDKDKSEYFQGFQSNIPTKRNVNLRISSMNEHYKKSKVHPLNWSRTSLNSHKKKKKHMHLNSLTDEHMTNIYSESDFERGENQFVFFNRILFVNKIYSIRNDAEDQVHFLLLVLSLCHSGMIRNVDIDEMDINEDENNSMDKIKIYDKETQINYTYITQTQPQYDTSSPDELALISTSLYLGCEFVNRPNLTTIEVELTSTFAQRFILGEKVFNDFLLKKRFYEDNFDTYFPEVSMSKDKKKRQSKLNESTLGSSINYNVKDEASNFYMSIPIKNIFTSNKVSFSEQTRMEAVEKERDEKMGEEKGERIEEQRDERVREEEKKKINKKVVPILSFEILDVFSFDNVRKRMSLIVKNEKDEIYMLVKGADTSVLKLAAKNQEHIVGHIEYQLNAFATSGLRTLVLGYKHLTEDEFSSMYTSHMEARKKSENGKGGITAGEDAGDEDYLQTFYDEAEKNLVIIGCTGIDDKLQEDVPQVIQDLRDAGMTICVLTGDKLETAINIGHSINILNKETYNAVFTETSPTLLLEQINIHEKNTNAANLLNVNHGNKWWNSVNWEHLNLDLRSETILNFMKTNIFGTINKSSISSNIFNIKNDTSSSLPGLDKQEKIYNSFLESSESFGHNNNNNNDNNNNNDIDKMKAKDNKVHYSQFSITITGEALDVIMNNKILKIKFYTLARSASTLIACRVTPKQKSLLVKENSAFNPRGTSLAIGDGANDVGMILMANVGVGIAGKEGLQAARSSDFTISEFKYLKKLLFVHGRESLRRNSFLVYFCIFRNVSFCLCSMVLIFWTGYSAIDAWNPWTKQIINIAFTSLPVIFFVALDKQLPHHILLNNPLLYGTSPSTLWPLYSNKKIEYYTEKIKYCYHGLFKIFLFPFKCIPFFHKSTDQMKSWIGKRSKPDKYRSYGTQYLFVYLLFAIWLASVETVIILHFSTGQAYSTIEENHSVDIDFNTFSQILYTHHVIAVNVVVVLMTNTWFVISHAVLWFEIIITFFFWFIISNTKFFLDIVGADELHGTFERAHSSANYYISIIISLYVSLLPLIVLMTYQFIKKPTMEQIVLEQLSLGKFEGLRKCEMKKLAYIDSLNSFNDFTHKGFAFAVEAKEAFWGLVQKAIYKIKMPLAKDDIVSFKCKRKT